Proteins encoded together in one Candidatus Xianfuyuplasma coldseepsis window:
- a CDS encoding DEAD/DEAH box helicase, translating into MNIQKPYIKKAVEELGFKAFTEVQNKVIPVAIKGEDIIGCSQTGSGKTHAFLIPIFENLDVSSDDVEVVITSPTRELANQIYTFAKQIANHSETLIDIRRYTGGSNRQKELERLEKSQPQIVIGTPGKLRDLAIKENKLKIYSAKTFVVDEADMAMDSGFLEDIDQIASVMKEDLQMMVFSATIPEKLKPFLRKYMTNPFEVYVKPQELSSLNIEHVFVPLKSKQRKTMIDKLLQVLNPYVAIIFCNTKETVEELGSHIISQGYNAAKLHGGIPARERNRIMKMANNGDFQYIIASDIASRGIDIDGVSHVINYELPRDMEFYVHRTGRTGRASYDGLAISFYGPNDDAYVDFLEQKGIDIAYKDIKDGELVHRRERKERDKRERVTAGFDKHTLNVKKNNKKVKPGYKKKYHKKVQEAKKRVLRKKRRS; encoded by the coding sequence ATGAACATACAAAAACCATACATTAAGAAAGCGGTAGAAGAACTGGGATTTAAAGCGTTTACTGAGGTCCAAAACAAAGTGATACCTGTTGCGATAAAAGGAGAGGATATCATTGGTTGTAGTCAGACTGGTAGTGGTAAAACGCATGCTTTTTTGATACCGATTTTTGAAAATCTTGATGTGTCCTCTGATGACGTAGAAGTCGTAATTACATCTCCCACAAGAGAACTCGCTAATCAAATCTATACGTTTGCCAAACAAATCGCCAATCACAGTGAGACGTTAATTGATATCCGTCGATATACCGGTGGGAGTAACCGTCAAAAAGAGTTAGAACGACTCGAAAAATCACAACCACAGATTGTTATTGGAACACCGGGAAAACTACGCGATTTAGCGATTAAAGAGAACAAGTTGAAGATTTATTCCGCTAAGACATTTGTTGTTGACGAAGCCGATATGGCGATGGATAGTGGATTCTTAGAAGACATTGATCAAATTGCTAGTGTAATGAAAGAGGATTTGCAAATGATGGTGTTCAGTGCAACAATACCAGAAAAACTAAAACCCTTTTTACGCAAATATATGACGAATCCATTTGAAGTATACGTCAAACCCCAAGAACTATCTAGTCTGAATATTGAACATGTGTTTGTTCCGTTAAAATCGAAACAACGGAAAACCATGATCGATAAATTGTTACAAGTTCTAAATCCTTATGTTGCAATTATTTTCTGTAACACCAAAGAGACCGTCGAAGAACTCGGTAGTCACATCATTAGTCAAGGATATAACGCTGCAAAACTACATGGGGGCATTCCCGCAAGAGAACGAAACCGGATTATGAAAATGGCTAATAATGGTGATTTTCAATACATCATTGCCAGTGATATTGCTTCCCGTGGAATTGATATTGATGGTGTCAGTCACGTAATCAATTACGAGCTTCCACGAGATATGGAATTCTATGTTCATCGTACGGGACGTACCGGGCGAGCCAGTTATGATGGGTTAGCCATTAGTTTTTATGGACCAAATGATGACGCGTATGTCGATTTCCTTGAACAAAAAGGAATTGACATCGCCTATAAAGATATCAAAGACGGTGAACTTGTCCACCGACGGGAACGAAAAGAACGAGATAAACGCGAACGAGTTACTGCTGGGTTTGATAAACACACACTCAATGTGAAAAAGAACAATAAAAAAGTCAAACCAGGATACAAAAAGAAATATCATAAAAAAGTACAAGAAGCGAAGAAACGCGTGCTTCGAAAAAAACGGAGGTCGTAA
- a CDS encoding deoxyribonuclease IV, with product MLKIGSHVSMNGNDMLVGAVQEALSYNANSFMIYTGAPQNTRRKPMSSMKIEEAKALMNQAGIPFENIIVHAPYIMNLANGDPTKRQFAVDFLTSEIERTAAIGAKQIVLHPGAHVKQGVEIGIQYIIEGLNKVIENTKDLDVKIALETMAGKGTEVGRRFEELQAIIDGVEHDERLSVCFDTCHTHDAGYDTKNDFDAVIDEFDRVIGKDRISVFHINDSKNPKGAGKDRHENIGFGYLGFDALNYIVNHPDFTSIPKILETPYVTPSDDSKDKIHPPYKFEIEMFRNQLFNDSILDDIRSN from the coding sequence ATGTTAAAAATCGGTAGTCATGTATCGATGAATGGGAACGACATGTTAGTTGGTGCTGTACAGGAAGCTTTGTCATATAACGCAAACAGCTTCATGATTTATACAGGAGCACCACAAAACACACGTCGTAAACCGATGTCATCGATGAAAATAGAAGAAGCAAAAGCATTAATGAATCAAGCAGGTATCCCATTTGAAAACATCATTGTTCATGCACCTTACATCATGAACCTTGCCAATGGGGATCCAACCAAACGGCAATTTGCTGTGGATTTTTTAACAAGTGAAATTGAGCGAACTGCTGCTATAGGAGCGAAGCAAATTGTCCTTCATCCTGGGGCACATGTGAAACAAGGTGTTGAGATTGGAATCCAATATATTATTGAGGGATTAAACAAAGTTATTGAAAACACCAAGGACTTGGATGTTAAAATTGCACTCGAAACGATGGCGGGAAAAGGGACGGAAGTCGGTCGTCGATTTGAGGAGCTACAAGCGATTATCGATGGGGTTGAACACGATGAACGTCTTAGTGTATGTTTTGATACATGTCATACGCATGATGCTGGATATGATACAAAGAATGATTTTGATGCAGTGATTGATGAGTTTGATCGTGTTATTGGTAAGGATCGGATTAGCGTATTCCATATTAACGATTCCAAAAATCCAAAAGGTGCAGGAAAAGACCGTCATGAAAACATTGGGTTTGGTTATCTTGGATTTGATGCATTGAACTACATCGTCAATCATCCAGATTTCACTTCAATTCCGAAAATCCTTGAAACACCATATGTTACACCAAGTGACGACAGTAAAGACAAGATTCATCCCCCATATAAATTTGAAATAGAAATGTTCCGCAATCAACTTTTCAATGATTCTATATTAGATGACATTCGAAGCAATTAA
- a CDS encoding helix-turn-helix domain-containing protein — translation MKGNISEILIQLRKEHQFTQAELADKLGVSFQAVSKWERGENLPDAFTLVAIADIYEVTVDEILRGKLKDKELSKKIQNRKLLLFIIAITMLVLSPISIFIYGVEEYQSYVPVILIIAAIAVPLVLYATVSTEQLSGGTMMTYRQKKINEAIYATCAAGFLILGFIWGLWHPGWIIFIFGYVATVIFNN, via the coding sequence ATGAAAGGAAACATTTCAGAAATTTTAATTCAATTACGGAAAGAACATCAGTTTACGCAAGCAGAGTTAGCCGATAAACTTGGTGTATCATTCCAAGCTGTGAGCAAGTGGGAACGTGGAGAAAATCTTCCCGATGCATTTACCCTTGTCGCAATTGCTGATATCTATGAAGTAACAGTAGATGAAATTTTACGGGGGAAACTTAAAGACAAAGAATTATCGAAAAAAATTCAAAACCGTAAATTATTGTTATTCATTATCGCAATTACAATGCTTGTTCTCTCGCCAATCTCAATCTTTATCTATGGTGTTGAGGAGTATCAATCATACGTACCGGTGATCCTTATCATTGCGGCGATTGCCGTACCACTTGTACTGTATGCTACCGTCTCAACCGAACAATTGTCAGGAGGTACTATGATGACGTATCGACAAAAAAAGATTAATGAAGCAATCTATGCAACATGTGCAGCTGGATTCTTAATTCTCGGATTTATTTGGGGATTATGGCATCCAGGATGGATTATCTTTATCTTTGGATATGTAGCAACTGTAATCTTTAACAATTAA
- a CDS encoding helix-turn-helix domain-containing protein, producing MNNIGEMLRKIRDEKGFPQKVIAEHLGVHRTNYSRIENNIQKLTPEQIVLFCEFCDVSADYLLGVSVQNKEVYSVQTMEEITKKADEIKALIKR from the coding sequence ATGAATAATATCGGTGAAATGTTACGTAAAATCAGAGATGAAAAAGGATTCCCTCAAAAAGTTATTGCTGAACATTTAGGTGTTCATCGAACAAACTATTCGCGAATTGAAAACAACATTCAAAAACTCACACCTGAGCAGATTGTTTTATTTTGCGAATTTTGCGATGTATCTGCAGATTACCTTTTAGGTGTATCCGTTCAAAACAAAGAAGTATACAGTGTTCAAACAATGGAAGAAATTACGAAAAAAGCAGATGAAATCAAAGCACTGATTAAACGATAA
- a CDS encoding epoxyqueuosine reductase: MKQQIEAILQEYVEVYNFISVSEYKNHRSALDKSDGFSDYHYLEAYKTIITLAIPYPSKLVKWSGKGYGILSRYSYNVDYHLVFQRILDQITTKLSELNIQSKASVDISGVDERFAGYLSTMGFLGKNQYLIIPQYGTYSFLATILIDQDITSNIQPLDDCGTCRKCIDACPSGALDNGFEQDKCISHLSQEKIPFSDEEISYFKTMIYGCDICQRVCPKNGALDIHKYPEFEPSGIENINLKELLSMSNREYMKVYQNNASSWRGASIIKRNALCLIANQRLISYLPDIRKSMVILEDNLWYNETAKRVIAILEGL; the protein is encoded by the coding sequence TTGAAACAACAAATCGAAGCAATATTACAAGAATATGTGGAAGTATACAATTTTATATCCGTTTCAGAGTATAAAAACCATCGCAGTGCATTGGACAAAAGCGATGGTTTTAGTGATTACCATTATTTGGAAGCTTACAAGACGATTATTACGTTGGCGATTCCCTATCCATCCAAATTAGTGAAATGGTCCGGAAAAGGGTATGGGATTTTGTCACGATATAGTTACAATGTCGATTATCACCTGGTGTTTCAGAGAATATTAGATCAAATAACAACGAAATTATCCGAACTCAATATTCAATCAAAAGCCAGTGTTGATATCAGTGGTGTGGATGAACGTTTTGCGGGATACTTAAGTACGATGGGATTCCTTGGTAAAAACCAATACTTAATTATTCCTCAATATGGAACCTATTCGTTTTTAGCAACAATCCTTATCGACCAGGATATAACATCTAATATCCAACCGCTCGACGATTGTGGAACGTGTCGCAAATGCATTGATGCTTGTCCTAGTGGAGCACTGGACAATGGCTTTGAACAAGACAAATGCATCTCACATTTATCGCAAGAGAAAATTCCGTTTAGTGATGAAGAAATTTCCTATTTTAAAACGATGATTTACGGGTGTGACATTTGTCAGCGTGTCTGTCCTAAAAATGGTGCACTGGATATTCATAAATATCCTGAGTTTGAACCAAGCGGTATTGAAAATATAAATCTTAAAGAGTTGCTGTCGATGAGTAACCGTGAGTATATGAAGGTGTATCAGAATAATGCTTCTAGTTGGCGTGGGGCATCGATTATAAAACGCAATGCCTTATGTTTGATTGCAAATCAGCGTTTGATATCGTATCTTCCAGATATCCGTAAAAGTATGGTTATATTAGAAGATAATCTATGGTATAATGAAACAGCAAAACGTGTAATAGCCATCTTGGAAGGATTGTGA
- a CDS encoding tRNA (cytidine(34)-2'-O)-methyltransferase: protein MNHIVLYHPEIPQNTGNIMRTCAATNMHLHLIEPLGFKLDTKYVKRSAANYLEHVDYTVYKNWEEFIEKNTGTLFFLTRYGQTSPDAMDYTIDEDVFLVFGAESSGIPKDILQGHLDRCLRLPMTDKVRSLNLSNTVAIVAYEVLRQQGYKGLYSHEPDSMKGKDYLQK, encoded by the coding sequence ATGAATCATATTGTATTGTATCACCCCGAAATTCCACAAAATACGGGGAATATTATGAGAACGTGTGCAGCGACCAACATGCATTTACATCTCATTGAACCCCTTGGATTTAAATTGGATACCAAGTATGTGAAACGGAGTGCTGCAAATTATTTAGAACATGTGGATTATACGGTGTATAAAAACTGGGAAGAGTTTATTGAAAAAAACACGGGTACCTTGTTCTTTTTGACACGATATGGTCAAACGTCACCCGATGCGATGGATTATACCATTGATGAAGATGTGTTCTTAGTCTTTGGGGCGGAATCGAGTGGGATTCCAAAAGATATATTACAAGGACATTTGGATCGATGTTTGCGTTTGCCAATGACGGACAAGGTACGCAGCTTAAATCTCAGTAATACCGTCGCAATAGTTGCGTATGAAGTGCTGCGGCAACAAGGATACAAAGGGTTGTATAGCCATGAACCCGATAGTATGAAAGGCAAAGACTACTTACAAAAATAA
- a CDS encoding DUF402 domain-containing protein encodes MSTLVGKNIQIQSYKHDETLHRIWEKATVVAEADDYIVVVNRRTKVIESNGRFWHTREPSVTWFFTDHWFNIIGIIKKNEIHFYCNIASPFVIDDEALKYIDYDLDIKVVDDFSYTTLDRNEYNKHKMKMEYPIELKSILERELSVLKERIEQRSYPFDHEVVKQYYNQYLEEKDDE; translated from the coding sequence ATGAGTACTTTGGTGGGGAAAAACATCCAAATACAAAGCTATAAACATGATGAAACATTGCACCGAATTTGGGAAAAAGCAACTGTAGTCGCTGAAGCGGATGATTACATTGTTGTTGTTAATCGACGAACAAAGGTGATTGAGTCCAATGGCCGTTTCTGGCATACCAGAGAACCCTCAGTTACGTGGTTTTTTACAGACCATTGGTTTAACATTATTGGCATTATTAAAAAGAATGAAATTCACTTTTATTGCAATATCGCTAGTCCTTTTGTCATTGATGATGAAGCGTTAAAATACATTGATTATGATCTTGATATTAAAGTAGTAGATGATTTTTCTTATACAACACTGGACCGCAATGAATACAATAAACATAAAATGAAAATGGAATATCCGATCGAACTGAAGTCGATTCTAGAACGTGAACTGTCGGTATTAAAAGAACGAATTGAACAGCGATCATATCCCTTTGATCATGAGGTTGTAAAACAGTACTATAATCAATATCTGGAGGAAAAAGACGATGAATAA
- a CDS encoding YcjF family protein, with the protein MGKKRFWILIGIGAFIVIFFILLSNVLDVGVKLREISPYVEYTFYGISILLFYVLIVNPIRVIALSPTFTVDAMLTDDTKRHKIYKDATQVLLKNNRLTDDDKELLKGSMNNHEELRNSLQTVFETTLKNEMNEVIVRNAKSVLVTTALSQNGNLDMLSVLAINLKMIREIVEVSGFRPSYPYLGKLSLNVMVTSLIAEGIEDIDMTEYMPTKIGETLTDIPFLKTISSSLIGGIANSLLTCRVGIITQKYLYNDNQLLDKKQIRRNAYKESVKLMPRIISEGLVAFPKGVASIFSRPFKKAAKKEENE; encoded by the coding sequence ATGGGTAAAAAACGGTTTTGGATTTTAATTGGAATAGGCGCATTTATCGTCATATTCTTTATTTTGTTAAGCAATGTACTTGATGTCGGTGTGAAATTACGAGAAATCTCTCCGTACGTCGAATATACATTTTATGGAATAAGCATCCTTCTCTTTTATGTGTTAATTGTCAATCCGATTCGCGTGATTGCACTCAGTCCAACATTTACCGTAGATGCGATGTTAACCGATGATACGAAGCGACATAAAATCTATAAGGATGCCACCCAAGTATTATTGAAAAACAATCGATTAACCGACGATGATAAAGAGCTATTAAAAGGTTCTATGAACAACCATGAAGAGCTTCGCAATAGTCTTCAGACCGTATTTGAAACCACGCTTAAAAACGAGATGAATGAAGTGATCGTCCGCAATGCTAAAAGCGTGCTAGTAACCACGGCTTTATCGCAAAATGGAAATTTGGATATGCTTAGTGTGTTGGCTATTAACTTGAAAATGATTCGCGAAATAGTTGAAGTATCGGGATTTCGTCCGAGTTATCCATATTTGGGTAAACTCAGTTTGAATGTCATGGTAACCTCACTCATTGCCGAAGGAATCGAAGATATTGATATGACAGAATACATGCCAACGAAAATTGGTGAAACCCTAACCGATATTCCCTTCTTAAAAACAATCTCGTCGAGCTTGATTGGTGGAATAGCAAATAGCTTACTTACGTGTCGTGTCGGGATTATTACGCAAAAATACCTGTATAATGACAACCAGTTATTAGACAAGAAACAAATTCGTCGAAATGCCTATAAAGAAAGTGTAAAACTCATGCCAAGGATCATCTCTGAAGGCTTGGTTGCTTTTCCAAAGGGAGTTGCTAGTATCTTCTCTAGACCGTTTAAAAAGGCGGCGAAGAAAGAAGAAAACGAATGA
- a CDS encoding alkaline phosphatase family protein, with amino-acid sequence MKITLPNYQESILNVTNSFLRHYKAKHDYPSLPELDQVLDNHSFNHIIYVLLDGLGMNVIEEHLQPNDAIRQYLQRPITSVFPPTTVAATDAVLSGDPPIVNGHIGWVQYYQEEDVHAVVFQNKDFYTGDVFSEDLRHKYFSFETMYDKINKANPTIQTNEFFPSFREGGSETFAQQIERVLLTTHNTDQSFNYVYWIEPDLTQHVHGTSSKETKAVVQGLNQDFTSLINNVDDDTLVVLIADHGLVDVDIIPLFEYHDVTTHFIRKPAIEPRVTTFYIKEGHESAFEESFTTHFGSYFDLYKTSDFLEKQWFGEGEIHPNLMQCFGNYISVATSLSMFGLHEGKGYKAHHAGLSAEEMMVPLIIYYNQKKVK; translated from the coding sequence ATGAAAATCACATTGCCCAATTATCAAGAATCGATACTAAACGTCACAAACTCCTTTTTGCGACACTATAAAGCAAAACATGATTATCCTTCATTACCCGAACTCGATCAAGTCCTAGACAATCATTCGTTTAATCATATTATCTATGTGTTACTAGATGGACTTGGAATGAACGTAATCGAAGAACATCTACAGCCAAATGACGCCATCCGCCAATATCTTCAACGGCCGATTACCAGCGTTTTTCCACCGACAACGGTTGCAGCAACCGATGCGGTATTGTCCGGTGATCCCCCGATTGTTAACGGTCATATCGGTTGGGTCCAGTATTATCAAGAAGAAGACGTTCACGCTGTGGTATTTCAGAATAAAGATTTTTACACTGGTGACGTGTTCAGCGAGGATTTACGACATAAATATTTCTCATTTGAAACCATGTACGACAAGATAAATAAGGCCAATCCAACGATTCAAACCAATGAGTTTTTTCCATCGTTTCGTGAAGGTGGTAGTGAGACTTTTGCCCAGCAGATTGAGCGTGTCCTATTAACGACACACAATACCGATCAATCGTTCAATTACGTCTATTGGATCGAACCGGATTTAACCCAACATGTCCATGGGACGTCCAGCAAGGAAACCAAGGCCGTTGTCCAAGGATTGAATCAGGACTTTACATCACTAATTAACAATGTAGATGATGATACACTTGTTGTTTTGATTGCCGATCACGGTCTCGTTGATGTCGACATTATTCCTCTCTTCGAATATCACGATGTGACAACCCATTTTATTCGCAAACCAGCAATTGAACCACGGGTGACTACATTTTATATCAAAGAGGGGCATGAATCCGCATTCGAAGAGTCATTTACTACACATTTCGGCTCGTACTTCGACTTATACAAAACATCGGATTTTCTAGAGAAACAATGGTTTGGTGAGGGAGAGATCCATCCTAATTTAATGCAGTGTTTTGGGAATTACATTAGTGTCGCCACATCACTATCTATGTTTGGTCTCCATGAAGGTAAAGGATACAAAGCACATCATGCCGGACTTAGTGCTGAAGAAATGATGGTTCCACTCATAATTTATTACAATCAAAAAAAGGTCAAATGA
- a CDS encoding M42 family metallopeptidase, giving the protein MKINRAYILRLAKEILQIPSPSGYPVEIIPRIKQEASTYNLETTTTKKGNLIITYPGLTDYSVGLSVHVDTLGAMVRSINSKGEIKFTTIGGPIWPTLDGEYCTIKTRDNKEYTGTFLSTSPAIHVYKDAKSKERSPENMYVRLDEVVHNKEDVEQLGIEVGNFIFIDPKTTITSSNFIKSRFLDDKINVASIFGLIQYLQEQNITPKYTIKFIISTYEEVGHGASFIPELDEMIAVDMGCIGDDLTCTEYDVSICPKDSSGPYDYDLTNRLIQVAKANDIAHAVDIYPYYGSDVSAAIRGGNDFKGALLGPGVHASHGMERTHVKAIEATISLLLHYLT; this is encoded by the coding sequence ATGAAAATCAATCGAGCGTATATTTTACGCCTTGCAAAGGAGATATTACAGATTCCTAGTCCCAGTGGATATCCCGTTGAAATCATCCCCAGAATCAAACAAGAAGCTTCAACATATAACCTTGAAACAACAACGACAAAAAAGGGGAATTTGATCATTACATATCCCGGTTTGACAGACTATAGTGTTGGATTAAGTGTTCACGTCGATACTCTTGGTGCTATGGTTCGCAGCATCAACAGTAAAGGGGAAATCAAATTCACCACAATTGGTGGGCCGATTTGGCCAACATTGGATGGTGAATATTGTACCATTAAAACCCGTGATAACAAGGAATATACCGGTACATTCTTATCGACAAGTCCTGCGATTCACGTTTACAAAGATGCAAAATCAAAAGAACGCAGTCCGGAAAATATGTATGTTCGCTTGGATGAAGTTGTTCACAATAAAGAAGACGTCGAACAACTAGGCATTGAAGTTGGTAATTTCATTTTCATCGATCCCAAAACCACAATTACATCCAGTAATTTTATCAAGTCTAGATTCTTAGATGACAAGATCAATGTCGCCAGTATTTTTGGCTTAATTCAATATTTACAAGAACAGAACATCACGCCAAAATACACGATTAAATTTATAATCTCTACGTATGAAGAAGTCGGCCACGGTGCTTCCTTTATTCCGGAACTGGACGAAATGATTGCTGTGGATATGGGCTGCATTGGCGATGACTTAACCTGCACGGAATACGATGTCTCGATTTGTCCCAAAGATTCCAGTGGTCCGTATGATTATGATTTAACAAACCGCTTAATTCAAGTTGCCAAAGCGAACGACATCGCCCATGCGGTAGATATTTATCCGTATTACGGTAGTGACGTTTCTGCTGCAATTCGTGGTGGTAATGATTTTAAAGGAGCCTTATTAGGTCCTGGTGTTCACGCTTCACATGGCATGGAGAGAACCCATGTGAAAGCAATCGAAGCCACGATTTCATTATTGCTTCATTATTTAACCTAA
- the nadD gene encoding nicotinate (nicotinamide) nucleotide adenylyltransferase gives MIIVFGGAFNPVTNAHLEVCDFTLSQFPNATFLFLPVSSAYTKSDLASNYDRVNMLKLAISDKEHVAISEIEISDSDYLGTYQSLIRISDAYQDDVLFVVGADNLINMHKWINIHGLLSEFKIIVLGRYGLDIHNLIMHNPVLQRHQSQFVLFPEFDMDISSTGFRESFDKSLVPEAVYDYIINNELYRGDEDVQE, from the coding sequence ATGATCATTGTTTTTGGTGGGGCATTTAACCCGGTTACCAATGCGCATTTGGAAGTGTGTGATTTTACGCTATCGCAGTTTCCGAATGCTACATTCTTATTTCTCCCAGTAAGCAGTGCTTACACGAAAAGTGATTTAGCTAGTAATTATGATCGTGTGAATATGTTAAAGCTAGCTATTAGCGACAAAGAACATGTTGCGATTAGTGAGATTGAAATTAGCGATAGTGATTATTTAGGTACGTATCAATCACTAATCCGAATCAGTGATGCATATCAGGATGATGTCCTGTTTGTCGTTGGTGCGGATAACCTCATTAACATGCACAAATGGATCAATATTCATGGCCTACTGTCGGAGTTTAAAATCATTGTGTTAGGTCGATATGGTCTTGATATTCATAACCTCATTATGCACAATCCGGTATTGCAACGTCATCAATCACAATTTGTCTTGTTCCCGGAGTTTGATATGGATATTAGTTCGACGGGATTTCGAGAATCCTTTGATAAGTCCCTAGTACCAGAAGCAGTGTATGACTATATAATAAATAATGAATTGTATCGAGGTGATGAAGATGTTCAAGAATGA
- a CDS encoding NAD(+) synthase, whose amino-acid sequence MFKNDFIKVASITPRLKVGNPDYNIKEIISLLQDNQAAIAVFPELSVTAYTCNDLFFQESLLHATKTAIAFLLENNPHPGIVVVGAPLELDGVLYNCAFVIQRQTILGIVPKFYLPNTGEFYEKRWFQSGFNVVKHVQEVSYLNQTVPFGKLLFREEHDELSFGIEVCEDMWAPISPGNILSLNGARIIVNLSASNEVLGKREIRKRAILEHSRRNAGAYVYSSAGVHESSSETVFSGHNLIAQNSELIVETENFNQDSEIIYGDIDLAKIDFARRTNASYRDSMNLYRHDVQHITFSLEKSEDYTFSKKFDRTPFIPKKNILASFEKIAALQENALIKRLNHVRANHVVIGISGGLDSTLALLIACRAFDALALDRKGIIAVTMPGLHTSKKTKINADNLMKHLQVTALDIDINQHVKDHFSLIGHDGVTEDITYENTQARARTMILMNLANTYGGLVLGTGDLSEMALGWCTYNGDQMSMYGINVGIPKTLVRFMITEYANHKFISAVQDTLYDIVATPITPELTSNQKTEEAIGKYEINDFIIHRVLRYGDTADRIQWLLPMVFDLTTKETTHYVSQFFRRFYSQQFKRQATPDGPKILDISVNPRGDLRLPSDIDY is encoded by the coding sequence ATGTTCAAGAATGACTTTATTAAAGTAGCGAGTATCACCCCACGATTGAAAGTGGGAAATCCAGATTACAATATCAAAGAAATTATATCGTTATTACAAGATAATCAAGCGGCCATTGCCGTTTTTCCGGAACTGTCAGTGACCGCATATACTTGTAACGATCTCTTTTTCCAAGAAAGTCTACTCCATGCAACCAAAACGGCCATTGCATTCTTATTAGAGAACAATCCTCATCCCGGAATTGTTGTCGTTGGTGCACCGTTAGAACTGGATGGAGTACTCTATAATTGTGCATTTGTTATTCAACGACAAACCATTTTAGGAATTGTACCAAAATTCTATTTACCAAACACGGGTGAGTTTTATGAAAAACGATGGTTTCAAAGTGGGTTTAATGTTGTGAAACACGTACAGGAAGTATCCTACTTGAATCAAACCGTTCCCTTTGGTAAACTGCTATTTAGGGAAGAACATGATGAACTATCGTTTGGCATTGAAGTCTGTGAAGATATGTGGGCACCGATTAGCCCTGGGAATATTCTCAGTCTCAATGGTGCTCGAATCATCGTGAATCTCAGTGCATCCAATGAAGTCTTAGGAAAACGAGAAATTCGAAAACGAGCAATCTTAGAACACAGTCGCCGCAATGCAGGAGCATATGTATACAGTAGTGCCGGTGTCCATGAGAGCTCTAGTGAAACGGTCTTCTCAGGTCATAATCTTATTGCCCAAAACAGTGAACTAATCGTTGAAACCGAGAATTTCAATCAAGATAGTGAAATTATTTATGGTGATATTGATTTAGCGAAAATCGATTTTGCTCGTCGTACAAACGCGAGTTATCGCGATAGTATGAACTTATATCGCCATGATGTTCAACACATCACATTTTCCTTAGAAAAAAGTGAGGATTATACCTTTTCAAAAAAGTTTGATCGCACGCCGTTCATCCCCAAAAAGAACATCTTAGCAAGTTTTGAAAAAATCGCTGCATTACAAGAAAATGCTTTGATTAAACGGCTAAACCACGTGCGTGCGAATCATGTTGTTATTGGGATTAGTGGGGGTCTTGATTCAACATTAGCTTTATTAATCGCATGCCGTGCTTTTGATGCATTGGCACTCGACCGTAAAGGTATTATTGCGGTCACAATGCCGGGACTACATACCAGCAAAAAAACCAAAATCAATGCGGATAACTTGATGAAACACCTTCAGGTTACAGCGCTTGATATTGATATCAATCAGCACGTAAAAGATCATTTCTCATTGATTGGTCACGATGGGGTAACCGAAGATATCACTTATGAAAATACACAAGCTCGTGCACGGACGATGATTTTAATGAATTTGGCCAATACCTATGGTGGTCTAGTGCTTGGAACTGGTGATTTGAGTGAAATGGCACTCGGATGGTGTACCTATAATGGTGACCAAATGAGTATGTATGGTATCAACGTCGGAATCCCCAAAACATTGGTTCGATTTATGATTACCGAGTATGCCAATCACAAATTCATTAGCGCTGTACAAGACACACTCTATGATATTGTGGCGACACCAATCACACCAGAACTAACAAGTAATCAAAAAACCGAAGAAGCTATCGGTAAATATGAAATCAATGATTTTATCATCCATCGCGTCTTACGCTATGGGGATACCGCCGATCGGATTCAATGGTTATTACCGATGGTATTCGATTTAACAACGAAAGAAACAACACACTATGTATCACAATTTTTCCGGCGTTTTTACTCGCAACAATTTAAACGACAAGCAACACCGGACGGACCCAAAATATTGGATATTTCAGTGAATCCTAGAGGTGATTTGCGGTTGCCTTCGGATATTGACTACTAA